The window TAACCGGATCAGCGTCCCAGCGCGGCATCCCGAGCTTTGCAGCAAACAGATAGAGCTGATCGGCCACGTCCTCCGAACGGGTCTGCGCCGTCAGCGTGAACACTGCATCGTCGATCGAAAAATCGAAGCCGAGCTTGCGTCCCGTGGTCAGCCGGTCGATCTCGTTCTGGCCGAGCTCGCCCACCCCCGAGCCGACCAGCGCCGCCTCGCCGAGCGAAGCATAGACCGCGCTGTCCTTGTCGAAGGCGCGGTAGCCTGCGCCAAAGCGCACCCGCACCGTCACGCGGCCGGGTTCGGCATCATTGGCCCACACCAGCGCCTTGACGCCATTGGCAAAGTCGACCTGCTGGATTTCCAGCACGCCTAGCGCCTTCTGCCCGGCAATCGTGCCGGGCGCGCCAAGGGTTGGCAGATCGGCAAAGGAAATGGTGTTCGCCGCCAGCCGCGCGCTGCCATCGACCTTGGCTTCGCTCGCCAGCGCGAGCTTGAGCGCCGCGACATCGGCCTCGCCTGCCTGCGGAGTGACATAGACCGAGCGCGTAACCGTGCCTTCGAACAGCCCTCTGGTGCGCTCCAGCACTTCGGCGGGCGTGAGGCGCGGCTTCATGCCGCGAAACACGTCGAGCACCACCTGCGGAGCAGCGACAGTCTCGCGGATATCGACCGCGTTGACGAGGTTGTTGACGAGGGTCGAGCCCGACTGGACGCTTTCCTGTTCGACCTCGTTGGCGAAGACCACGTCGAACTCGGAGGCCTCGCGGTCGATCTCTTCCTGCGTCGGCGGATTGACCAGCGCGTCCGCAATCACGCTGCGCACATCGGCAAGCGCGGCCTGCCAGTCGCTGGTGAGCGGCGCAAAGGTGACGAAGGTGGCATCGGTCGAGCGCGAGATATCGTCCTGCTGGACCTGCGCATAGAGGAAGCTGCCGCCGCCGCGCGCGCGCGATTCCAGGCGGCGGTTGATGATCGCCTGGGAAATCGCATCGAGCAGCAGGCCTTCATTATAGACGATGGTGTCGGTTACGGGCCGCCACGGACGCATCACCGCGAAGGTGAGACTGCGTGGCAGATCGGGCTCGACGCCGACGGCCAGCTCGCCGATCAGGGCAGGCATGCCGACACTCGCCACCGCGCCGGCCGGAGCAACCGGATCACCGAAAGCAGGCGCAACGCCGGGCTTGCCGGTGCCCTTCCAGTCGCCGAACCATTGCTCCACCAGCCCTGCCAGCAGCTGCGGATCAGCGTCGCCGGCCACAATGATGGTGGTGTTTTCGGGGCGATACCAGCGATCGTAGAAGGCCTTCACACCCTTGCCGCTCGCCGCCTTCAAGGTCTCGTCCGTGCCGATCGGATTGCGGCTGGAGAGGCGCTGACCGGCAAAGAAGGTCTGGCGCGTCAGGTCTGCCATGCGCAGGCCCGCACCGCCGCGCTCGCGCTTTTCGGCAAGCACGATCGGGCGTTCGGCGCCTACATTCACGTCATTCAGCACCGGCGCGCGCACCATGCCCGAAAGCAGCTTGAAGCTCTCCGACAGCTTGGCCGGGTTGATGTCGGGAATGTCGAGCTTGTAGACCGTGTGGGTCGGCGTGGTCTCGGCATTGGCATCGCTGCCAAAGGTCGCGCCAAGGCGCTGCCATGCGGCAATCGCTTCGCCCTGCCCGAGATACTTGCTCTCGCGGAACAGCAGGTGTTCCAGCAGGTGCGCGTAGCCCTGTTCGCCGTCTTCCTCGTGCAGCGAACCGGCGTCGACGCGCACCCGGATCGAGATCTGGCGCGGCGGCACGCCATTGTTGCGCACGGCATAGCGCAGCCCGTTCTTCATCTCGCCGAACAGCCATTTCTCGTCGGGCGGAACGTCCGAGCCGCGATAGAGCCACGGGGTCGCCCCGCCGGTCTGCAGGGCCTTTGGCGCCGGAACAGGCGCGGGAGCGGGCGCCGTCGCGGTTTGCGTGGCGGCCTGTTGGGCCAGCACGGGCTGGACCATCAGGACAGGAGCAATGAGAAGGGCGATAGCGCGGGCTGCGCGGGAGAGCGACGTCATGGGCCGACATATAGGGCGGCGAAGTGTGAAGCGATAGTGAATGGTTTCACGCAAGGATTGCCTGCTTGTCGGGAGCCCCCGCCGCTCCTAGATAGGCCCCATGTTCATCGAGACCGAAACCACCCCCAATCCGTCCGCCTTGAAGTTCCTGCCCGGGCAAATTGTCATGACCGCAGGAACCCGCGAATTTGCCACCCCCGAAGCCGCCGAGGCGAGCCCGCTTGCGCAGGCGATCTTCGATACGGGCGAAGTGGTGAACGTGTTCTTCGGCGCGGATTTCGTCAGCGTCACCGCCGCGCCCGGAGCCGACTGGAGCGCGCTGAAGCCGCAGGTGATCGCGATCCTGCTCGATCATTTCGTCTCCGAAGCCCCGCTGTTCGCAGCGCCCGGCGGCAACGGCATCGCGGTCCCCCCGCCCGAAGACGAGATGGTGATAGAGGAGCGCGCCGAAGACGCCGAGGTGATCGCGGCGATCAACGAATTGCTCGAGACCCGCGTGCGTCCGGCTGTGGCGGGTGACGGCGGCGACATCGCCTATCGCGGTTTCCGCGACGGGGTGGTCTATCTCACGCTGCAGGGCTCTTGCTCGGGCTGCCCGTCGAGCACCGCGACGCTCAAGCACGGCATCGAAGGCCTGCTCAAGCACTACGTCCCCGAAGTCACCGAAGTGCGCGCGGCATGACGGTACAGTTCCACGATCACGCGCTGTCCGCAGAGGCACTCGCGCAGCTGTTCAACGAAGCGCGCAGCTATAATGGCTGGCTCGACAAGCCGGTGAGCGACGAACAGCTCCATGCAATCTGGGATCTCGCCAAGATGGCGCCGACCTCGGCCAACATGCTCCCGGCACGGATCGTGTGGGTGAAGTCGCCCGAAGCCAAGGCGAAGCTCGCGGCCAGCGTGATGGAGGGCAACAAGGCCAAGGTCCTCGCCGCGCCGGTCACCGCCGTGATCGCCTACGATATCGACTTTCACGAGGAGCTGCCCTGGCTCTTCCCGCATACCGACGCCAAGAGCTGGTTTGAGGGCAACGAGGCAGGCCGCGAGGAAGGAGCCTTCAGGAACTCGTCGCTCCAAGGGGCATATCTCATGCTCGCCGCCCGCGCGCTGGGGCTGGATGTCGGGCCGATGTCGGGCTTCGATCCGGCAGCCGTTACGGCAGCCTTCCTCGCCGATGAACCGCGCCACCGGGTCAATTTCATCTGCTCTTTTGGCTATGGCGATCCGGCCAGCATCTTCGGTCGCTCGCCGCGCCCGGATTTCGGCACATTCAACACCATCGTCTGAGCCGCATCACGCGCTTGCGCCTTCTCCTTCGCTGATGCAGGGCGGGCTCATGCGCATGCTCGCAATCGAAACCGCCTCGGAGGCCTGCTCCATCGCCCTGTTCGAGGGCGAGACGCTGCTGGCGCATGAGCACCGCGTGATCGGGCGCGGACATGCCGAGGCACTGGTGCCGATGATCGCCGCCCTGCCCCACAAGGGCCGCGCGACACGCATCCTCGTCAGCCTCGGGCCGGGCAGCTTCACCGGCGTGCGCATCGGTCTTGCCACCGCCCGCGCGCTGGGCTTTGCCTGGAGGGCAGAGGTGCTCGGCTACCCCACCCTCGCCCTCGTCGCAGCCCAGGCGCTTCAGCAGCATCCCGGCGCGCCGCTGACGGTGTGCACCAATGGCGGGCATGGCGAATGGTTCGTGCAGGATTTCGCCGCCGACGGCGCGCCGCAGGGCGAGGTGCGCTCGCTCACCCCCGCCGATGCTGCCGAGCGCGGGAGCCAGCGCGTGATCGCCGGCAACCGCGCGAAGGAATTTGCCGCGCTGCTGGGCGATGGGCACGAGGTGATCGAAACGCTCCCCGATGCCGCTGCCGCACTATCGCTGGGTCAAGCGCGCCTCACCGCCGATCTTGTGCCGATCTACGGGCGCGGGCCCGATGCCACGCCAATGGCCGAGCGGCTGCCGGCATGAGCGTCTCCCCCGCCCTCCTCGACCGGATCATGGCGGTGATGGAGGCGGCCTTCGATCCGGCTTATGGCGAGGCGTGGAACCGGCGGCAGGTGGCCGATGCGCTGTCGATGCCCAGCACTCATGCGCTGGTGGTGGATGGTGACGGGATGCTGATCGCGGCCGATGAGCGCAGCGACCGGGCAGCGGGCGGCTTCGTACTGAGCCGGCATGTGCTTGATGAAGAGGAGCTGCTGCTGATCGCGGTTGCCCCCGGCTGCCGCCGCCGCGGGATCGGCGCGATCCTGATCGGCCAGCTGTTTTCCGCAAGCCGCAAGCGCGGCGTTAACCGTATCTATCTGGAAATGCGGCGCGGAAATCCTGCGCTGTTCCTGTATCGTAAACTCGGATTCGAACCGATCGGCGAACGGCCAAACTATTATCGCATGGCCAATGGCGAGCGGATCGATGCGATTACTTTCGGTCTTTCGATTGAATAAATTGTCTTTCGTCGATTGCTCCGGAATGGGTGTATTCGCCCAGTTGCAAAAACTGCGCTTTTCCCCCATGCCCGAAATACCGGAAATATCCGGAAAAATGCCCTGAGGGATTCGCAGAAGACATGGAAATCGAAATGAAAGAAACGCTTATCACGCTCACCAGCGATATTGTTGCCGCGCATGTCAGCAACAATGATGTCGCTGTCACCGATCTTCCCGGCCTGATCACCAGCGTCTACACCGCGCTCGCCAACCTGGGCGAAGCGCCGGTGGTGGAAGAGGTCAAGCTGCAGCCGGCCGTGGCCGTGCGCAATTCGGTGAAGCCGGACTACATCGTCTGTCTTGAAGACGGCAAGAAGCTCAAGATGCTCAAGCGCTACCTGCGCACCAACTACAACCTATCGCCCGAAGAATATCGCGCGCGCTGGGGCCTGCCGGCCGATTACCCGATGGTCGCCCCCAACTATGCCGAAACCCGCCGCGATCTCGCCAAGAAGATCGGCCTTGGTCGCAAGCCGGGCGCCGGCCGCCCGCGCCGCGCCAAGAAGTAAGCCTGATACGGCCTGCTGCCGCCCCTGTTGAGAGGGCGGACGGCCCGCTTGAGCAAGCAGCCCCGTCCCTGTAGGGAAGGGGCTGCTTTTTCATTCACGGGTCCCCATTGCGGGCCACGCCAGCAGGCGATGGAGCTGTCATTGAACCAGAAGATCGATCTTGAGCAGTTGTGTGCCGAGAAGGGCCTGCGCATCACCGAACAGCGCCGCGTCATCGCCAAGGTGCTGTCGGAGAGCGACGATCACCCCGATGTCGAACTGCTGCACGCCCGCGCCTCGGCGGTCGATTCCAAGATCTCGATCGCGACGGTCTATCGCACCGTGCGCCTGTTCGAAGAAGCGGGCATCCTCGATCGCCACGATTTCGGCGATGGCCGTTCGCGCTATGAACCCGTGCCCGAAGCGCACCACGATCACCTGATCGATGTCGAAACCGGCAAGGTGGTCGAATTCGTCGATCCCGAGGTCGAAGCGCTCCAGCGCCAGATTGCCGAGCGGCTGGGCTACCGGCTGGTCGATCACCGCATGGAACTTTACGGCGTCCGGCTGTCGCGTGACGACTGAGACAAGCTTGCGCGCAGCTGCCGCGCGGGGAGAGAGCACGCCGGTCTCGCCGATGGGCTGGGTGCGGCTTGCCCTGCGCACGCTGGCACTGATCGGGCTGATCGCGGTGTTCGTGCCGCTGCACTACCTTTACCGCGTCGTCGCCTATGGCTCGCCCTTCCCGATGCTGTTCCTGCGCTATGCCGCAAGGGTGTGCGGCGCGCGGGTGGAGGTGCATGGCACCCACCTGAAGCGCGACGTGTTTTATGTCGCCAACCACCTCTCGTGGGTCGACATCCTCGCGCTGGCTGGCGCGAGCGGGACGGCCTTCGTCGCCAAGGCGGAACTGGCCGAGGCGCCGGTGGTGGGCTGGCTCGCCAGCCTCAACCGCACCGTCTTTGTGAAGCGCGAACACCGTATGGGCGTGGCCGAGCAGATCAATGCCCTGAAAGACGCGCTGGTCGATAACTGGTCGGTCACGGTCTTCCCCGAAGGCACCACCACCGACGGGCAATCGCTGCTGCCGTTCAAGACTTCGATGCTGTCCGTGCTCGAACCGCCGCCGCCCGGCGTGCTGGTGCAGCCGGTGGTACTCGATTACGGGCCGGTGGCGGAGTGGATCGGCTGGATCGGCGAGGAAAGCGGCGTCAACAACGCCAAGCGGGTGCTCTCACGCAAGGGCACCTTCCGGCTGCGGCTCTACTATCTTGAACCCTTCAGCCCTGAGGAATTCAAGGGCCGCAAGGCGATCAGCACCGAAGCGCGCCGCCGGATCGAGGAGGCGCTGGTGGACATTCTCGGCAAGCCCCTGCGCCCCTTCGCGCACACAGTCGCGCCAGTGCGCTATGAGCCCAAGAACGAGGCGGCCGAATAGGCCTTACAACCCCGCGCGCACCAGCCAATCGTGGAAGATCCGCACCGGGCGGCTTTCCAGCGCGACCGGCTTGCACACGAACCAGTAGGAATAGGGGCTCTCGACCGGCTTGCCGGTGAGATTGGTCAGGCGATTGTCATTGGCGCGGCGCAGGTGATCATCGTGCATGATCGCGATGCCGAGGCCCTGCGCGGCGGCTTCGAGCATCAGCGCGCCCGAATCGTAGTGGTCAATCGCCGCCGGGTCCATCTGTTCGAGCCCGTTGGCCTTCTTCCACGCAACAAAGCTCTCGGGCAGTTCGTTGTGGATCAGGAAGGTCTGCTTGGCCATCGCCTCGGGCGTGATCGTGGGGCCGATCCCGCGCGCGACTTCGCGGCTGCAGATCGCGTGGACGAGATTGTGATCTAGCCGCACCGCGTGCAGCCCGCTCGCGGGCCCTCGCGACAGGATGATCGCGGCATCGAGCGTGTCGCCCACCCGGTCTTCCAGATGCGGGGCGGTGTCGATGTCGATGTGGAGCAGCGGGTGGCGCTTGCGCAATTCGCCAAGGCGCGGGAACAATCGCTGGCTGCCGAACATCGGCAGCACACCGAGGCGCAGGCGCAGCAGGGCGATATTGTCCGACTGGCTCTCCACCGCCCTCGCGAGCGCTTCCATGTGCGGGTTCACCGCCTCGTAGAAGGCCTGCCCCTCGTCGGTCAGCTGCATCGACTGGCGCGCGCGGGTGAACAGCTTCTTGCCGACGAATTCTTCCAGATTGCTGATCCGCCGCGACAGCGCCGAGGGGCTGAGGCCGATCTCTTCCGCCGCCGCCCGGGCCGAGCCCAGCCGCACGGTGCGCATGAAGGCTTCCAGCGCGCGCAGAGGGGGCAATCGACGTGCAGGCATGTTCTGTCTCCTTGTTGAAACAGATACGCCTGAAACGCGATTGGGATGCAAAAAATCGAAGAAAAATTGTGCAAAGCAGCAAAAAGTTGCGCCTACTGCACCTCTTCCTCGCGCGCCGGAGGGTGTAGACGCAGGCGCGTAACGTGGGTTTCGTCGCCCGCCGTCACCTCGATCCGCCAGCCGCTCGGGTGTTCGAGCACTGTGCCGACCGGCGGCACCGCTTCGGCCAGCACGAAGGCGAGCCCGCCCAGCGTGTCGACCGCCTCCTCCACCTCGGCGAGGCGCGGATCGACCAGTTCGGCGACATCGTCGAGCTCGGCGCGGGCATCGGCATCCCATATCCCCTCGCCGAGCGGAACGATCAGGGCCTCTGGCGCATCATCATGCTCGTCCTCGATCTCGCCGATGATTTCCTCGACCAGATCCTCGATGGTGATGAGGCCGTCGGTGCCGGAGAATTCATCGACCACGATCGCAAGGTGCACCCGCTTGGCGCGCATATCGGCCAGCACATCGAGCGCGCCGCGGGCCTGGGGCACGTAGAGCGGCTGGCGCAGCAGCGTCGTCCAGTCGTCAGGCGGCGGCGTGCCGGTGGCGAGGAAGGTGAAGACGTCCTTGATGTGGATCATGCCGATCACGTCATCGAGCGTCTCGCGATAGACCGGCATGCGCGAATGGCCGTGCTCGCAGAAGGCCGCGACCAGATCGTCCCAGCTGATCGCTGCATCCACCGCGATGATCTCGCCGCGCGGCACGGCGACGTCATCCGCGTCATGCTCGGAGAAATGCAGGAGGTTGCGCAGCATCTGGCGCTCGGTGCGCGACAGGTCGCCGCGCGCATGGCTACGATCTTCGGCAGCCACGCTGTCGTTCTCGTCCTCGTGCTCGTCGATCGCTTCTTCGAGCTGCTCGCGCAGGGAACGCGCGCCTTCCAGCCCGAGGATCTTGCGCAATGCAGGCCACAGCCCGCTGCTACTGTCCGCATCTCCGGGTTGGGACGCGGGCGAATGGGAATCGGCCATGGCCTTGCGAGTGGCTCCTACGCAGTTTCAGTCGCCATATGGGTCAGCGATGCCCAGTTTTGCAAGTATCGCGGTTTCCAGCGCTTCCATTTGCTCGGCCTGTGCGTCCGAAAGGACATGATCGTGACCGGCCAGATGGAGCAGCCCGTGGACAATCAGGTGCGTGGCATGGGCTTCCAGCGTGACGCCCTTTTCCGCCGCCTCGCGCGCGCAGGTTGCGTAGGCGAGCGCGATATCGCCGAGCATTTCCGGCGGGCCGTCCGCGCCGAGCGATTCGAGTTCCTCGCGCTCCAGCATCGGGAAGGAGAGCACGTTGGTGGGCTTGTCGCGCTGCCGCCATTCGCGGTTGAGGGTATGAACCTCGGCATCGGATGTGAACAGCAGGCTCACGACAAGGCGCGGATGGGCAAGACAAGGCTCGCCCTCGCCCGCCGCTGCCGCAGCCCGCTCCGCCAGCGCTTCCCAGTCCCCCTGGGGCCAATCCTCTATGTCGATATCCAGCTGCATTGCGCCTGCCCATAGCGCACAGCGGCGCCCATGCAAAAGGCGCGCGTCCCGGATGCGTTTTCTGTTGCCTCTTCCGCCGCGCCAATGCCAACAAGCCGATGCCATTGACCGGGTATCGCCCGGGTGTCGGGGGACAGAATGCATCGCAAACTCGTCGTGATCGCCGCCGGGGCCGTGAGCCTCCTTGCCAGCCCCGCGCTGGGCCAGATGCCGGCCGATCTCCCCATGCCCGATCTCACCCCCGCCAGCGCCGAGGAGGAGGCTGCCGCCCTCGCATGGCTCGCCGCGGCGGCCACGCCCTTCGATCCCTCCGCCTATGACGCCTCGACGCTTGCCCCGCTGGCCGAAAGGCTGGGGAGCGCGCGGGTGATCGGGATCGGCGAGGCGACCCACGGATCGCATCAGGATCAGGCCTTCAAGGCCGAGCTGATCAAGCAGCTCGTCATCTCCGGCAAGGCCGATGTGCTGATCCTCGAAGCCAACCGCCTGCCCGCGCTGGCCTTTGACCGCTATATCCGCCAGGGCAGCGGCGATCCTGCCGAGGCGATGCAGGCCACCGCCTTCTTCCGGATCTGGAAGAACGACGAGTTCGGCGGGCTGCTCTTGTGGCTGCGGAACTGGAACCGCACGGCGAGCCGCAAGGTGCGGATCGTGGGGGTGGATTGTCAGGATGGCGGGCGCGATGCAGCCGCCGCGCTGGCGCTGGTCGAGCGGCATGATCCGGCCGCCGCCGCCCGTTTGCGCGGGGAGTTTGGCGGGCTGATTGCGGCGATGGACAAGCCGCGCACCCGCTTTGTCGACTGGCTGGTCGATGCGGCGCTGCCCGAAGCCCAGCGCGCCCTTGCCGCCAGCGCGCAGCTTGACGCGTGGTTCGAGGCAGCCTCCGATGCCGTGCGCGCCGATCCCGGTTTCGGCGAGGCTCGCTGGGCCGCGCGCAGCGCCCGGCAGGCCTTCCTCGCCTTCGAATTCGAACGCAATGATGCCGACAAGTCCAAGGCCGATCCCGCCTATTTCGGACGGCGCGACCGCTACATGGCCGAAAACGCGCTCGCCATGCTGGCCGAAGGCGAGCGCGGCCTAGTGTGGGCGCATGACAGGCATGTGATGGAGGATCTGCCAGAGATTGTCGACATGGTCGGCTTCGTCACCGTCGGCACGGTGCTGCGCGAGAAGCTGGGCGAGGATTATGCGAGCGTGGGCTTCACCTGGTCACAGGGCGCATTCCGCGCGACCAAGGTGGCCGAAGGCGCCGACGTGCTGAAAGCCTCGCAGCGCCAGACCTTCGAGCCGTTCAATCTGCCCAACAACCGTCCGGGCGAACTGGGCCATGTGTTCGACCGCACCGGCTACAAGGCGCTGTGGATGGATCTGGCGAAGCTGCCCGCCGATGGTCCCGTCGCCAGCTGGGCAGGCCGTCCCTATTGGCGCGGCTGGTCGGGCTGGATCGCCAATCCGGAAATCTGGCAGGTCACCAATCTCGACATGGGAGAGTTTCCCCTGCCGGTGCGCATGGGCCACGATGTGATCGTGTGGTTCCAGACGATCAGCCCCTCGCACCTCTGGCCGGCCCCGCCGCAGCCGGAATAGGCTAGTTCTGCACGAAGTCGCGCTCCTGATGGAGCACGTGGCAATAGCGCATCCGCCCGTTGATGCGGATCGCGGTATATTCGGCCACTTCCTCGCCGGGGCCAGTGCGCCACTGGACCGAGGTGTTGCTGAAGTTCGGCGCCACAATCGGCTGCTGCTGATCAATGCCCGGCCCCAGCCGCGCGGTATAGGCGGCCAGCATCGCCTCGCAGTCCTGCTCGGGCGCGGCAGGCTCGATCCGCACCAGCGTCAGCCCCTTGCCCTTCTCGCCGAAATAGTAGTTCGCGACATAGGCAATCCCCCCTTCGGAGAAGGTCGAGGTGGCAAGCTTCTGGTGATTGAGGGAGCGCTGGTCGCGCTTGTCCTTCACCTTGCGCGCATCTGCGCCGACGGCAGCAACGACTTCATCGGCGGTCATGCCCCAACGCGTGGCGCCATATTCGGCGTGGGCCGCCTGCCCCGCCAGCAGCAGGGCGGGCAGCGCCAGCAGCGACAGCCTCATGCGCCCTCGCCCTCGCCATTGCCTTCGTAAGCCTCGACGATCCGGCCCACGATCGGGTGGCGGACCACGTCGGCGGCCGAGAAGCGGATCGTGCCGAAGCCTTCGACCCCCTCCAGCCGCTCGACCGCATCATTGAGCCCGCTCATGCGCGGCCCGCCGGGGATGTCGACCTGCCGGGGGTCGCCGCAAATCACCATCCGGCTGTTCTGGCCGAAGCGGGTGAGGAACATCTTCATCTGCTCGCGCGTGGTGTTCTGCGCCTCGTCGAGGATGATGAAGCTGTCCGCCAGCGTGCGCCCGCGCATGAAGGCGATCGGCGCGATCTCGATCTCGCCATTGGCCAGCCGCCGCTCGACCTGCTCGGGCGGCATGCAGTCGTTCAAGGCATCGTAGAGCGGGCGCAGATAGGGATCGACCTTCTCCTTCATGTCGCCGGGCAGGAAGCCGAGCTTCTCGCCCGCCTCCACCGCCGGGCGCGAGAGGATCAGGCGCTGCACGCTTCCGCTGATGAGCTGGCTCACTGCCTGCGCCACCGCGATATAGGTCTTGCCCGTGCCTGCCGGACCAAGCGCGAAGATAATGTCGTCCTTGGCCAGGGAGCGCATGTATTCGATCTGCGTCGCCGAGCGCGGCACGATGGTTTTCTTGCGCGTGCGGATCATGATCGGAGGCGTGCCCATGTCGCCCGAGATGATCCCTTCCAGCGTCGGTTCGGCCGACATGGCGATCATGCTTTCCACCGCACCGCTATCGAGCGCTTCGCCGCGCGCGAGCCGGTCATACATGGTCTTCAGCGTCTCGCGGGCGCGGGCTACATCATCCTCCGGCCCTTCGATCAGCACCTGATGGCCGCGCGCGTGGATATAGACCCCGAGCCGGTTTTCGACCTGCACCAGATTGGCATCGAACTGGCCGAACAGCGGGCCGAGCAGCGACTGGTTCTCGAAGGTGAGCTCCACCCGGGCGCGCCGGGGAGCGGGAATGCCACGAGGATCGGGCGAGAGCGCCGGGTGTTCGGCACGGGAGGGTCGTCGGCCCATCAAGGTCCTTTGCTTCAGGGCCAAAAGGACGATCCCTTGCCCTTGAGTCGCGAAGGTAATCCGGGTCGGTGCGAAAGCAAGCGCACCGCCGCAAAGCAGCGGTGGAAAGTCGTCAGACTGTAACCTTGCCGCGCACCAGCCCCTTGAGGGAATTGGGGCCTGCCTCGGCCAGCTCGACCTCGACCAGATCGCCGATGGCAACGCCTTCCTGCTCGAACCATACCGACTGCAACCACGGCGACTTACCGAGCCACTGGCCCGGGTGGCGTCCGGTGCGCTCGACCAGAACCGAGCAGGTCTTGCCGATACTCGCTTGATTGAAGGCATATTGATGCGCGCCGATGCGCTGCTGGAGGCGCTGGAGGCGGTCGTCCATCACCTCTGCCGCAATCTGGCCCTCCATCGTCGCGGCGGGCGTGCCGGGACGCGGGCTATACTTGAAGCTGAAGCAGGCAGCGTAGCGCACTTCGTCGACGATATTGAGGGTGTCCTGAAACTCGGCCTCGGTCTCGCCCGGGAAGCCGACGATGAAATCGCCCGACAGCGCGATATCGGGGCGGACGGCGCGGAAGCGCTCGATCAGCTTCAAGTAGCTTTCCGCTGTGTGCTGGCGGTTCATCGCCTTCAGGATACGGTCATTCCCGGCCTGCACGGGCAGGTGGAGATAGGGCATCAACTTGGCGACCTCGCCATGCGCGGCGATGAGGTCGTCATCCATGTCATTGGGGTGGCTGGTGGTGTAGCGGATGCGCTCCAGCCCGTCGATGGCGGCCAGTGTGCGGATCAACCCGCCAAGGCCCACGGGCCGCCCCTTGTCGTCCTCGCCTTCCCAAGCGTTGACGTTCTGGCCGAGCAGCGTGATCTCCTTCGCGCCCGCCTCCACCAGCTTGTTCGCCTCGGTAACGAGATGCGCGAAGGGCCGCGAGATTTCCGCGCCTCGGGTATAGGGCACCACGCAATAGGTGCAGAACTTGTCGCAGCCTTCTTGCACGGTGAGAAAGGCGCTGGGGCCACGCTTCTTGCGCTGGGGCAGCGCGTCGAACTTGGCGATGGCGGGCATGTCAGTATCGGTCGCGCGCTCGCCATTGGTGGCCTTGTCGAGCATTTCCGGCAGGCGGTGATAGGCCTGCGGGCCGACCACGATGCTCACCGCCGGCGCGCGAGCCATGATCTCCTCGCCCTCTGCCTGCGCGACGCAGCCCGCGACCGCGATCAGCGGGGCCTTGCCGCTCTCCTTGCCCGTCGCAACCAGACGGCCGATGTCCGAATAGACCTTCTCGGCGGCCTTTTCGCGGATGTGGCAGGTGTTGAGGATGACGAGATCGGCCTCCTCGCCCTCGGGCGCTGGCTGGATGCCGCGCTCGGCCAGAAGCTCGCCCATGCGCTCGCCATCATAGACGTTCATCTGGCAGCCGAAGCTCTTGACCCGGTAGGTCTGGGGAGGCGTTTGCGGTTTCATGAGGGGTGCGCCTTTAGCGCCGATGGGCCTCGCGTTCAACGAAAAGGGGCGACCGAAGCCGCCCCTTGAAATCCTGCAATATGGGCCGCCCGATCAGGCCACCGTCGCCTTGACGATCTTGCCCGGCGCGCGCGGCGGTTCGCCCTTGGGGATGGCGTGGACGTGTTCCATGCCGCTGATCACCTGACCCCAGACGGTGTACTGGCGATCAAGGAAGGTCGCATCGGCGA is drawn from Erythrobacter sp. and contains these coding sequences:
- a CDS encoding insulinase family protein, with the translated sequence MTSLSRAARAIALLIAPVLMVQPVLAQQAATQTATAPAPAPVPAPKALQTGGATPWLYRGSDVPPDEKWLFGEMKNGLRYAVRNNGVPPRQISIRVRVDAGSLHEEDGEQGYAHLLEHLLFRESKYLGQGEAIAAWQRLGATFGSDANAETTPTHTVYKLDIPDINPAKLSESFKLLSGMVRAPVLNDVNVGAERPIVLAEKRERGGAGLRMADLTRQTFFAGQRLSSRNPIGTDETLKAASGKGVKAFYDRWYRPENTTIIVAGDADPQLLAGLVEQWFGDWKGTGKPGVAPAFGDPVAPAGAVASVGMPALIGELAVGVEPDLPRSLTFAVMRPWRPVTDTIVYNEGLLLDAISQAIINRRLESRARGGGSFLYAQVQQDDISRSTDATFVTFAPLTSDWQAALADVRSVIADALVNPPTQEEIDREASEFDVVFANEVEQESVQSGSTLVNNLVNAVDIRETVAAPQVVLDVFRGMKPRLTPAEVLERTRGLFEGTVTRSVYVTPQAGEADVAALKLALASEAKVDGSARLAANTISFADLPTLGAPGTIAGQKALGVLEIQQVDFANGVKALVWANDAEPGRVTVRVRFGAGYRAFDKDSAVYASLGEAALVGSGVGELGQNEIDRLTTGRKLGFDFSIDDAVFTLTAQTRSEDVADQLYLFAAKLGMPRWDADPVTRAKAASELAYNTFSTSPGGVLNRDLEYLVTAKDPRFATPDPAAIKAATPEGFRKVWEPLLKQGPIEVLVFGEFDAAKITEQLRLTFGALPPRAPIPADIAARVPGFAPTADKPAILTHRGDPNQAAAVVAWPSGGGVASLRESRQLEILTQLFNNRLLDALRERAGASYSPQVFSKWPEDLASGGRITALAQLEPEFVPVFFAEADRIAKDLAVNPPTADELSRVTEPLAQLIRRASTGNQFWLYNLEGATQDPQRVGLLRTLLADYSQTSPQVMQFLADRYLAKGVPFRLAIIPEGQQLASAPPAPATAPKAAAVPAMTGR
- a CDS encoding NifU family protein, whose protein sequence is MFIETETTPNPSALKFLPGQIVMTAGTREFATPEAAEASPLAQAIFDTGEVVNVFFGADFVSVTAAPGADWSALKPQVIAILLDHFVSEAPLFAAPGGNGIAVPPPEDEMVIEERAEDAEVIAAINELLETRVRPAVAGDGGDIAYRGFRDGVVYLTLQGSCSGCPSSTATLKHGIEGLLKHYVPEVTEVRAA
- a CDS encoding malonic semialdehyde reductase; amino-acid sequence: MTVQFHDHALSAEALAQLFNEARSYNGWLDKPVSDEQLHAIWDLAKMAPTSANMLPARIVWVKSPEAKAKLAASVMEGNKAKVLAAPVTAVIAYDIDFHEELPWLFPHTDAKSWFEGNEAGREEGAFRNSSLQGAYLMLAARALGLDVGPMSGFDPAAVTAAFLADEPRHRVNFICSFGYGDPASIFGRSPRPDFGTFNTIV
- the tsaB gene encoding tRNA (adenosine(37)-N6)-threonylcarbamoyltransferase complex dimerization subunit type 1 TsaB, whose translation is MRMLAIETASEACSIALFEGETLLAHEHRVIGRGHAEALVPMIAALPHKGRATRILVSLGPGSFTGVRIGLATARALGFAWRAEVLGYPTLALVAAQALQQHPGAPLTVCTNGGHGEWFVQDFAADGAPQGEVRSLTPADAAERGSQRVIAGNRAKEFAALLGDGHEVIETLPDAAAALSLGQARLTADLVPIYGRGPDATPMAERLPA
- a CDS encoding GNAT family N-acetyltransferase, with translation MSVSPALLDRIMAVMEAAFDPAYGEAWNRRQVADALSMPSTHALVVDGDGMLIAADERSDRAAGGFVLSRHVLDEEELLLIAVAPGCRRRGIGAILIGQLFSASRKRGVNRIYLEMRRGNPALFLYRKLGFEPIGERPNYYRMANGERIDAITFGLSIE
- a CDS encoding MucR family transcriptional regulator, with the translated sequence MKETLITLTSDIVAAHVSNNDVAVTDLPGLITSVYTALANLGEAPVVEEVKLQPAVAVRNSVKPDYIVCLEDGKKLKMLKRYLRTNYNLSPEEYRARWGLPADYPMVAPNYAETRRDLAKKIGLGRKPGAGRPRRAKK